The nucleotide sequence AAAAAGGGACAAGCCTGTGGAAAGACGCGTGGTACCGTCTTTTACGCAACAAAGCGGCGGTGGGAAGCGGCATTTTTGTTTTGATCTGTGTTTTGCTGGCACTGCTTACGCTGTGGATCGTTCCGTATGAGTTCGATGCCATCGTCTATAGCGAAATTGGACACGGGCCTTCTCTGTCCCATTGGTTTGGTACGGATGTTTTGGGAAGAGATCTTCTCACGCGTTGTATCTATGGTTTGCGCATCTCACTGGCCATCGGATTTATCGCCACGGCTGTGAGTTTTGTGATTGGTGTCAGCTGGGGTGCCATCTCCGGTTACTTCGGAGGAAAAGTTGATTCGCTGATGATGCGTTTTGTTGATATTCTCTACGGCCTTCCCTACGTGATTTTCGTTATCATTATGATGACCATTTTCGGACGCAACATCCTAATGTTGTTTGTAGCCCTCGGTGCCGTGCAATGGCTGACCATGGCGCGAATTGTCCGCGGACAAATCATGTCGCTCAAGAACAAGGAATTTGTGGAAGCGGCCCATGCGATTGGCGCCACCAACGGATCCATTATTTTCAAACATCTGGTTCCCAATGCCTTGGGACCCATTATTGTTTATTCCACGTTGACAGTTCCCAGCGTTATTTTGACAGAGGCTTTCTTAAGCTTTTTGGGGCTTGGCGTACAGGCACCCATGGCCTCTTTGGGCTCCTTGGCGGCCGATGGAGCATCCGCCATGGAACTCTATCCGTGGCTGATTCTTTTCCCGGGATTGCTGTTGGCCATTTTGCTTTTTGCTTTAAACTATTTGGGAGACGGTCTTAGAGACGCGCTCGATCCGAGGATGAAACAGTGACAACAGCACCTTTGTTTGAAGTCCGGGATCTTAAAACCTATTTCTTCACACGCGAAGGAATCGTCAAAGCGGTGGATGGAGTTTCCTTCCATGTTGCCCCCGGCGCCACTTTGGGGATCGTGGGGGAATCGGGTTCGGGCAAAAGTGTCACCAATCTTTCAGCGCTTCGTTTAATTCCGGAACCTCCGGGTAAAATTGTGGGCGGAGAAGTTTTATTCGAAGGAAAAAATCTTTTGTCCCTTGCTCCGGAAGCCATGCGCCGGGTGCGCGGCAATCATGTTTCGATGATCTTTCAAGATCCCATGACCTCCCTCAATCCCCTTCTTAAAATTTCAAGACAGTTAACAGAAGTGTTACAAGTTCACAAAGGAATCACATACAGACAAGCTCTGGTAAAATCGGTTGAAATGCTGGATCTGGTTGGCATTCCTTCGCCGCAAACAAGAATTCACGATTACGCCCACCAATTTTCCGGCGGCATGCGCCAACGCGTGATGATCGCCATGGCGCTTTTGTGTCAGCCCAAATTGTTGATCGCCGATGAACCCACCACCGCGTTGGACGTCACCATTCAGGCGCAAATTCTGGACCTGCTCAAAAAATTGCAGGGCGAATTTCACATGACCATTATTCTTGTCACCCACAATCTGGGTGTTGCCGCCACAATGTGCGATCACATTTCCGTTATGTACGCGGGACGCGTTGTGGAATTTGGAACCGCCGGCGAAATTTTCGAAAAACCGAAGCATCCTTATACAGTCGGACTTCTCCGTTCTGTGCCACGTTTAGATGAAGCAACAACCGACCGCCTTGCGACCATACCGGGACAACCTCCTGATCTATTGAATCTTCCACAGGGTTGTCCCTATTACCCCCGCTGTGATTATCGTGTGGCGCGGTGTTGCAAAGAATATCCAATCGCCCAGAATTTTGAACCCGGGCATTTTTCACATTGCTGGCAGGCTAAAGAGGTGACGAAATGACAACTCCCGGAATACAACCTCTGGTAGAGGCCAAAAATCTTTTCGTTCATTTCCCCATTGAAAAGGGATCCCTCTTTAAAAAAGTGGTGGGACACGTCAAAGCCGTGGATGGAATTGATTTGTCCATTCTGCCGGGCGAAACGCTGGGGTTGGTGGGTGAATCGGGTTGTGGCAAATCAACAACGGGACGCGCTCTCTTACAATTAATCCCGCCAACTGTAGGAGAGATTTTTTTCAATGGCAAAGACATCACGCGTTTAAGCCCCGGACAGTTGAGACTGGCCCGCCGTGATTTTCAAATTATCTTTCAGGATCCCTATGCTTCTTTGAATCCCCGCATGACGGTGGGAGACATTGTCGGCGAACCACTCAGAATTTTTAGTATCGTCAAAGGACGGCAACTGGAAGAGCGCGTGCAGGAACTTCTCAAAATTGTGGGACTCAATCCCAAATTCATCCGCAGATATCCCCACGAATTCTCAGGAGGCCAGCGCCAGCGCATCGGCATTGCACGCGCTCTGTCGCTGAACCCAAAATTTATCGTGGCCGACGAACCCATTTCCGCGCTCGACGTTTCCATTCAGGCGCAGATTTTAAATTTGATGATGGATTTGCAGGATCAATTCAAACTAACCTATCTTTTCATCGCCCACGATCTCGCCGCTGTCCGTCACATTTCAAATCGCGTGGCGGTGATGTATCTGGGACACATTGTTGAAATTGCCGATTACAAAGATATTTACGAAAATCCACAGCATCCTTACACTCAAGCTCTTCTGTCGGCGGTGCCCATCCCCGACCCCGCCATTCAAAGAAAAAGAGAACGCATTATTTTAAAGGGAGATGTCCCAAGCCCCATCAATCCACCCACCGGATGTCCGTTTCACACGCGCTGTCCGTACGTGATGCCCCACTGCATCACCGTACCCCCGCCACTCAAGGAATACACAACAGGTCACAAAACCGCGTGTCACTTGCTGGAACTTCCTTTTGCGAAGAAATAAAGGAATTAATCTTGAGGAGATTCTTCAGAAGATTCGGAGGCTTCTTCAACTGTTCCGAAAGGATTCTCTCCCGGTTTAAGTTTGCGGGCTAAGCCCCCATCTTTTTTATAGATACGAAACGCATTGACAGGCATCATTTCTGCACAGGCAGACGTTTTCTCTTTGTTCTTCATTGTGTAGGAACCGCCAACATTTTTAAGTCCGTCTGCCACTACGCAACCGGAAAAAACCACGGCCCCCTGATAATGACACCCATTTTCTTCCCCCTTCTTCTCCATATAGATGGTGAAACAGTTGTCAGCGCCGGAAAGATAGGAACCCTTCCCTACTCCTTTGTCATTGGCATCCGGTGATTCGTAACTCAAATCAATCTGACCTGCGGGATGCTGGTTGGAAAAAGAATAGGTATAGGTTTCAATCTGATGTCCGATCGGATAGGCGCCATCATAACCGCCTGAATCGTAGGTCACGGTCATCTTGTCGAGCAGATAAGTTCCATTAAGGGTGGGAGGAACATTGCCAGTGTAAACTTTAAATCCTTTATGAACCAAACGGTTGAT is from Deltaproteobacteria bacterium and encodes:
- a CDS encoding ABC transporter permease, which encodes KGTSLWKDAWYRLLRNKAAVGSGIFVLICVLLALLTLWIVPYEFDAIVYSEIGHGPSLSHWFGTDVLGRDLLTRCIYGLRISLAIGFIATAVSFVIGVSWGAISGYFGGKVDSLMMRFVDILYGLPYVIFVIIMMTIFGRNILMLFVALGAVQWLTMARIVRGQIMSLKNKEFVEAAHAIGATNGSIIFKHLVPNALGPIIVYSTLTVPSVILTEAFLSFLGLGVQAPMASLGSLAADGASAMELYPWLILFPGLLLAILLFALNYLGDGLRDALDPRMKQ
- a CDS encoding ABC transporter ATP-binding protein, which produces MTTAPLFEVRDLKTYFFTREGIVKAVDGVSFHVAPGATLGIVGESGSGKSVTNLSALRLIPEPPGKIVGGEVLFEGKNLLSLAPEAMRRVRGNHVSMIFQDPMTSLNPLLKISRQLTEVLQVHKGITYRQALVKSVEMLDLVGIPSPQTRIHDYAHQFSGGMRQRVMIAMALLCQPKLLIADEPTTALDVTIQAQILDLLKKLQGEFHMTIILVTHNLGVAATMCDHISVMYAGRVVEFGTAGEIFEKPKHPYTVGLLRSVPRLDEATTDRLATIPGQPPDLLNLPQGCPYYPRCDYRVARCCKEYPIAQNFEPGHFSHCWQAKEVTK
- a CDS encoding dipeptide ABC transporter ATP-binding protein, with translation MTTPGIQPLVEAKNLFVHFPIEKGSLFKKVVGHVKAVDGIDLSILPGETLGLVGESGCGKSTTGRALLQLIPPTVGEIFFNGKDITRLSPGQLRLARRDFQIIFQDPYASLNPRMTVGDIVGEPLRIFSIVKGRQLEERVQELLKIVGLNPKFIRRYPHEFSGGQRQRIGIARALSLNPKFIVADEPISALDVSIQAQILNLMMDLQDQFKLTYLFIAHDLAAVRHISNRVAVMYLGHIVEIADYKDIYENPQHPYTQALLSAVPIPDPAIQRKRERIILKGDVPSPINPPTGCPFHTRCPYVMPHCITVPPPLKEYTTGHKTACHLLELPFAKK